The DNA segment AGGAAGAGGCCGTCCACGCCCGCCGCCACGCCCGCCCGCGCCAGCGGGGCCACGTACTTCCGCTCGCCGGAGGAGACGTTGCCCGCCCCGCCCGGAAGCTGCACGCTGTGGGTGGCGTCGAAGATCACGGGGCAGATCGACTCGCGGATCGCAGGGAGCCCCCGAAAGTCGACCACCAGGTTGTTGTACCCGAAGGTGGTCCCCCGCTCCGTCACCAGGACATTTTCATTGCCCGTGGAGAAAACCTTCTCGACCGCGTTGCGCATGTCCCACGGCGCCATGAACTGCCCCTTCTTTATGTTCACCGCCACGCCCGTCTCCCCCGCCGCGACGAGCAGGTCGGTCTGGCGGCACAGGAACGCCGGGATCTGGAGCAGGTCGACCCGGGGGGCGACGGCGGCGGCCTGCCGGGGTTCGTGGACATCGGTGGTGACGGGGAGGCCGTGCCTCGCCCGAACCTTCGCGAGGATGCGCAGCCCTTCGGCCTCGCCCGGCCCGCGGTACGAGGCGCCGGAGGAACGGTTCGCCTTGTCGAACGACCCCTTGAACACCACGTTGACGGGGAGCCGGGAGGCGAGATCCGCGAGAAAGGCGGCGACGGACAGGGCGAGTTCCTCGGACTCGAGGACGCACGGCCCCGCGATGAGCAGGAGCGGGCATCCGGGGCCGACCCCGAACCGGCTCGCGATGGAGACCCGACGGATCACGCGTTCCCCCGCCCGCACTAAGGAGCGGTCCCCTGGCGGGCCCGGACCGCCGCCGCGCCGATGAAGTCGCGGAACAGCGGGTGCGGAACCAGGGGGCGCGAACGGAACTCGGGATGGAACTGGCAGCCGAGGAACCACGGGTGATCGGGAATCTCCACGATCTCGACGAGCCGGTCGTCGGGCGACACGCCGGTGATCCGCAGCCCCTTCTCGGAGAGCGCCTGGCGGTAATCGTTGTTGAACTCGTACCGGTGCCGGTGCCGCTCGGAGACCTGGCCCACGCCGTACGCCTTCCGCGCGAGCGACTTCTCGAGGACCTTGCACGGGTAGGCGCCCAGGCGCATCGTCCCCCCCTTCTCCTCCACGGCGCGCTGCTCGGGCATCAGGTCGATCACGGGGCACGTGCTCTCGCCGTCCAGCTCCCGGCTGGTCGCCGACGCGAGGCCGGCCACGTTCCGGGCGAACTCCATGACCGCCACCTGCATCCCGAGGCAGATCCCGAAGTACGGGATCCGGTTTTCCCGGGCGTACCGGACGGCGGCGATCTTCCCCTCCACGCCGCGGGAGCCGAACCCCCCGGGGACGAGGATTCCGTCGACGCCCTTGAGCATCGCCTCCGCCCCCTGCCGCTCCACCTCCTCGGAATCGACGTACCGGCAGTGGACCCGCACCTGGTGCGCGATCCCGCCGTGGGTGAGCGCCTCGTTCAGGCTCTTGTAGGACTCCTTCAGATTGACGTACTTCCCGACGATGGCGATGGTGACCTCCCCCGTCGGGTTCTTCCACCGTTCCACGACGCGCTCCCAGTCTTCCAGGCGCGGCTCGCCCGCCCAGATGTTCAGGAGCTCCATCAGCTTGTCGTCGAGCCCCTCCTGGTGGAAGACCAGCGGCAGCTCGTAGATCAGGTCGACGTCGCTCGCCGTGATCACCGCGTCCTCGGTGACGTTGCAGAAGAGGGCGATCTTTCCCTTGATCTCCTTCGGGAGCGGCCGGTCGGTCCGGCAGAGCAGGACGTCGGGCTGGATGCCGATGGAGCGCAACTCCTTCACGCTGTGCTGGGTGGGCTTGGTCTTCAGCTCCCCGGCCGTCTTGATGTAGGGGACGAGCGTCAGGTGAACGTACAGGACGTTTTCCTTGCCGCGGTCGCTCTTCACCTGCCGGATCGCCTCGAGGAACGGGAGGCTCTCGATGTCGCCCACCGTGCCGCCCACCTCGACGATCGCGAGGTCGTACCCCTTGGCCGCCGCGTAGATGACCCGCTTGATCTCGTCGGTGATGTGGGGGATCACCTGCACCGTGCCGCCGAGGTAGTCGCCGCGGCGCTCCTTCGTGATGACGGAGTGGTAGATCCTGCCGGTGGTGCAGTTGTTCTTCTTGCCGGTGGGGGAGGAGACGAACCGCTCGTAGTGCCCGAGATCGAGGTCGGTCTCGGCGCCGTCGTCGGTGACGAACACCTCGCCGTGCTGGAAGGGATTCATCGTGCCCGGGTCGACGTTGATGTACGGGTCGAGCTTCAGCATCGTGATCTTGAGGCCCCGGGCTTCCATCAGGGCGCCGATCGATGCCGCCGCGAGCCCCTTCCCCAGCGACGAGACGACGCCGCCGGTCACGAAGATGAATTTCGGCTTCACCGCCTTTTCGGCCCGCATATCCTCTCCTCCACGGCTTTCAGATCCTCGGGGGTGTCCACACCGACCGAGTCGTGCGCGACGTCGACCACGCGGATCCGGTACCCCGCCTGCAGGACGCGCAACTGTTCGAGCCGCTCCGCCTCCTCGAGGGGGGAGGGCCGCAGGGCCGCGACGCGGAAAAGGAACTCCCGCCGGTATCCGTAGATCCCGAGGTGCTTCCGGTACGGCCCCGTTCCCGCGTCCCGGTAGTGCGGAATCGGGGACCGGGAGAAGTAGAGCGCGTCGCCCCTGGCGTCGACCACCACCTTGACCAGGGAGGCGCGCGCGTATTCCCCCGGATCGACCTGGGGGAGCGCCGCCGTCGACATCAGGACGTCCGGCTCGGCGAGCAGGGGCGCGGCCACCGCGTCGATGACCGACGGGTGCATCAACGGCTCGTCCCCCTGCAGGTTGATCAGGATCTCCTCGTCCATCCCGCGGGCGGCCTCGGCGACCCGGTCGGTCCCGGAGGCGCATTCGGGGGAGGTGAGAACCGCCTCGCCCCCGAACCCGCGCACCACCGAAGCGATCCGCTCGTCGTCGGTGGCGACCACGACGCGCGACGGGATCTTCGCGGCGCTCGCCTTGCTCCAGACATACCATATCATCGGGCGGCCGTCGATTTCGGCCAGCGGCTTCCCCGGCAATCGCGTCGCGCCGTAGCGGGCGGGGATCACCACCGCGACGCGACCGCCCGTCCCTGTCGCGCTCACGGGAACAGGGGCATCGTCCGGAGCCCCTCCTCCTCGGGGAATCCCGACATCAGGTTGAAGCATTGCACCGCCGCCCCGGCCGCGCCCTTCACCAGGTTGTCGATGACGGAGACGACCACCACCCGGCGGCTCTTCTCGTCCACCCGCCAGGCGATGTCGCAGAAGTTGCTTCCCCGCACGTCCTTCGTGGACGGAAGCAGCCCCGGCGGCAGCAGGCGGACGAACGGCTCTTTCCCGTACCGTTTCCGGTAGGCCGCCTCCACGTCCTTCGCGGTCACCTTCGCCTTCGCCATGGCGTAGCAGGTGGCGAGGATTCCGCGGACCATCGGCATCAGGTGCGGGACGAAGGTGATCGCCACCGTTTCCCCCGCCGCGAGCGACAGCTCCTGGTCCATCTCCGGGTTGTGGCGGTGCATGGGAAGGCCGTACGGCCGGACGCCTCCCTCGACCTCCGGGTAGTGAAAGCCGAGGGTGGGCCCGCGCCCGCCGCCGGAAACGCCGGTCTTGCAATCCGCCACGATCCCCTTCCGGTCGACGAGCCCTTCCTCGAGGAGCGGGTACAGCCCCAGGATCACCGAGGTGGGGAAGCAGCCCGGGACGGCGGCAAGGCGTGTCTTCCGGATCCGCGCCCGGTGGATCTCGGGAAGGCCGTAGACCGCCTTCGCGGCGAGGGCCGGGCTCTTGTGGGCGACCCCGTAGACCGACTCGTACAGCGGGATGCTGCGGAACCGGAAATCGGCCGACAGGTCGATCACCGGGATGCCCCTCGCCAGGAGCGGCCCCGCGACCGAGGACGACAAGGTGTGCGGCAGGGCGAGGAAGGCGACGTCGAACTCCGCGGACAGAAGACGCTCCATCTTCCCGAAGGAGACGCCGGCAAGCTTCCCCTTGAACGGAGGGAACGCCTGCTCGATGGGCTGCGAGGAGTACTGCTCCGAGGTGAGGACGGAGATGTTCACCCCGGGGTGG comes from the Deltaproteobacteria bacterium genome and includes:
- the kdsA gene encoding 3-deoxy-8-phosphooctulonate synthase: MRRVSIASRFGVGPGCPLLLIAGPCVLESEELALSVAAFLADLASRLPVNVVFKGSFDKANRSSGASYRGPGEAEGLRILAKVRARHGLPVTTDVHEPRQAAAVAPRVDLLQIPAFLCRQTDLLVAAGETGVAVNIKKGQFMAPWDMRNAVEKVFSTGNENVLVTERGTTFGYNNLVVDFRGLPAIRESICPVIFDATHSVQLPGGAGNVSSGERKYVAPLARAGVAAGVDGLFLEIHPDPDYALSDGPNSLPLGDVEPLLRTLLAIRAAAGEEAIDEK
- a CDS encoding CTP synthase, translating into MRAEKAVKPKFIFVTGGVVSSLGKGLAAASIGALMEARGLKITMLKLDPYINVDPGTMNPFQHGEVFVTDDGAETDLDLGHYERFVSSPTGKKNNCTTGRIYHSVITKERRGDYLGGTVQVIPHITDEIKRVIYAAAKGYDLAIVEVGGTVGDIESLPFLEAIRQVKSDRGKENVLYVHLTLVPYIKTAGELKTKPTQHSVKELRSIGIQPDVLLCRTDRPLPKEIKGKIALFCNVTEDAVITASDVDLIYELPLVFHQEGLDDKLMELLNIWAGEPRLEDWERVVERWKNPTGEVTIAIVGKYVNLKESYKSLNEALTHGGIAHQVRVHCRYVDSEEVERQGAEAMLKGVDGILVPGGFGSRGVEGKIAAVRYARENRIPYFGICLGMQVAVMEFARNVAGLASATSRELDGESTCPVIDLMPEQRAVEEKGGTMRLGAYPCKVLEKSLARKAYGVGQVSERHRHRYEFNNDYRQALSEKGLRITGVSPDDRLVEIVEIPDHPWFLGCQFHPEFRSRPLVPHPLFRDFIGAAAVRARQGTAP
- the kdsB gene encoding 3-deoxy-manno-octulosonate cytidylyltransferase gives rise to the protein MSATGTGGRVAVVIPARYGATRLPGKPLAEIDGRPMIWYVWSKASAAKIPSRVVVATDDERIASVVRGFGGEAVLTSPECASGTDRVAEAARGMDEEILINLQGDEPLMHPSVIDAVAAPLLAEPDVLMSTAALPQVDPGEYARASLVKVVVDARGDALYFSRSPIPHYRDAGTGPYRKHLGIYGYRREFLFRVAALRPSPLEEAERLEQLRVLQAGYRIRVVDVAHDSVGVDTPEDLKAVEERICGPKRR
- the argC gene encoding N-acetyl-gamma-glutamyl-phosphate reductase; the encoded protein is MKRVAIFGATGYTGFELIRLLLSHPGVNISVLTSEQYSSQPIEQAFPPFKGKLAGVSFGKMERLLSAEFDVAFLALPHTLSSSVAGPLLARGIPVIDLSADFRFRSIPLYESVYGVAHKSPALAAKAVYGLPEIHRARIRKTRLAAVPGCFPTSVILGLYPLLEEGLVDRKGIVADCKTGVSGGGRGPTLGFHYPEVEGGVRPYGLPMHRHNPEMDQELSLAAGETVAITFVPHLMPMVRGILATCYAMAKAKVTAKDVEAAYRKRYGKEPFVRLLPPGLLPSTKDVRGSNFCDIAWRVDEKSRRVVVVSVIDNLVKGAAGAAVQCFNLMSGFPEEEGLRTMPLFP